ACAATGGCATCAACGGCGTGCATTGAATTAGCCACACTATAGAATGCACCAGCTAACAGAAAGATGATAACCATCAATATGAGCGTCTCTTCTCCGCCTCCTTTACAAAAAATAGTCACTTTTTCTGTAAAAGAAATTTTATGCTCTTTATTATTTAAGAAAAAAGCAACTAAGCAACCGATGGAGATACCTACCATTATAGGCATTGTTTCAAAGCTTCCTGATAGTAACCTGACGAGGATATAAACAATTAAAAAAGCGAACAAAGGAAATAAACCTTTTATATTTCCTTTATTTGTATTAGAGCCATTTGGCATTTTATTTTTTCTCCATTGATAAAATTGTATGTACGGTTATGCTTAAATCAAACGACACAAGATAGTCAAAAATGGAGTTAAAATCAAGTTTCAATTTTTTGTCCACTGTGCTTATTTTTGATAACAATTTCAAAGAACAATAAACCTGCTTTATTTTCCAGTCCAAATAACCATCACTTTATCTTTTTCATACTGACGACTAAATGCAAAGTAATTTTTAGTTTCAAGGATTGTATTTTTTCCTTTTCCAACTGCAATATGTTTTTTTCTGAAATGGGTTAATTTTTTCCAATGGTTAAATAATGCTTGATGCTCTGGTTTGGTTACCAGTTCATATCTGAGCGTGTGCCTTGCAATGGATCTGATCCTGTTGCACCAAATGGACGAGCGGTTTCATCACCATAATAAATTTGTACTGCACCCGGAGAGAGCATTAATAAACTGCCTGCTATTTTTTGTTTGTTTAAATTTTGTTTACTCGCTTTATCAAAAAACAGCTCTGTATCGTGGGAAGAAAGATAACTTAACACATTAAAATCGGTTAATTTGTTGCTCATTAATTTATAGGTTTCTCCAATATTTGCAAAACAATCTAAGGATTTTTGAGCTTCATTTTGGAAATCAAAATTGATCATCGCATCAAAACCATTTTGGTAATAATCATTTTTCATTACGCCTAAACCCCACGCTTCTCCTGTCATCCAAAAATTATTACCAAAATTTTTGTGATTTTTTTGCCATTCTTTTAAAGCTTTTGAAGAGGCATTTTTTAAGGCGAGCCACGTACTTTTTTCAACGTGTTTCGCCGTATCAACACGAAAACCGTCAATACCATATTCACGTACCCAATCACTTAACCAAGTAATCAGATAATCACGTACTTTGGCATTGTCTCAATTTTTAGCATTAGTTTCTTTTTTTGCAAAAAATGCAGGTAATGTTACCGCTTGTTCCGCCTCTGTTTTCAAATCAGGTAATGAGGCAAGTGACATTTGCAGATCATTAAATTTTGCTCCATCATAATCGCCAATATCGGAACGCACCCAAGCTTTACCCCACCAGTTTTTCCAGCCTTCTTTATGACCAAAATGAATATATTCATTGAATTTATGCCAATTTTCATTGGCTTTTGGCGTCCAATCTGTCCATTTTTTACCCAATGTTTTTTCGGCTTCTTGATCATCTAAATAAAGTTTACCAAACTTAAACTGTTGCATATCCGCCAACGTTGCATAGCCAGTATGGTTCATTACGATATCAAATAGTACACGAATACCTTTTTTATGGGCTTGATCAACAAATGCTTTTAACTCTTGCTCTGTCCCCATATTGGCATCGAGTTTTGTCCAATCTAGATGATAATAACCGTGATAGCCATAGTGCGGAAAATCCCCTTGAGAGCCACCACCAACCCAACCGTGAATTTGCTCTAAGGGTGAGCTGATCCAAATAGTATTGATACCAAGATCGGCTAAATAATCTAATTTTTGGGTTAAGCCTTTGAGATCGCCACCGTGAAAAGTACCAATTTCTTGTCTTCCATCATTTTTACGTCCATAACTATGATCATTGGCAGTATTGCCATTATAAAAGCGATCAGTCAGTACAAAATAAACAATGGCATTATGCCAATCAAAAGTAGGTTTAATCATCGAATTAGCAGGCTCTAAAAGTAATAATCCGTTCGCATTAGGATCAGGTAACATTGTTACTTTTCCCTGCTCTACGGTCGCCACTTTCCCTGAATAGAAATCTCGTATTTTTTCACCATTTTTAAAAGTGGAAGATACATCAATAGTCACTGGTTTTTTATTCCAGACAGGGCAAGTTTTTACTATTTTTTTAGGTGGTTCGATAGGTTTAACCGTTACTTTTAATGTAGGAGTAGCCTCTTGCATATTGATAATTGCGATATATTGCCCTTTTCTAAAAATACGCAGATTTACCTTTTTATCCTCACAAGGAACAAGGGATAAAGCGGTATTTAACTTGATATTTTTTTCAGGCTGATAGCATTTTTTATCAAAATGAAATTGTAGTGGATAATTACCTTTTTCCAAATCTGCTCTAGCTTGAAAAACAGACTTTTGCTGTTTTTCAAAATGAGGAAACAGTGTGTTTTGCCATTGTTCAGCATAGGCAATGCTCGATATAACGGCAGGTAATAATAACCATTTTTTCATTGTGCCACTCCTCGAATATTATTTCTTAGCAGCAACTTTTTTAAGGAATATTTTACGTGGTTGCGTTAATCCTAACTGTTCTGCTTCCTTCTACTTTTTGAGTGCGTTTTGAGGTTGCTTTTTGTTGTTTCCCTACAACCGTTGCTTGTGGTTGTTTGGCTTCAAAAAGTGGACCATTTAACCCAATAAATTGGCTGGTTTGTACACCATCAATTTCAATTTTGATTTTTCCAGAATTAGTATGTTTGACTTGAAGATCATTAATTGCTGGCGGTTGATTGCCTTTTGCTTTTGCATAAAGTTTGGCTGGGTGAGTAATAGTGGTTGTTTTTTCTAAATCTTGTTTTGTAGTATAGATCAATAAGTAAAGATAATCTTGATTTGCTGTTGGAGTTAAACTTAATTGTGCTGTTAATTGAGGTTCATCCAAACCACGAGCCTCAGCAAGTTTAAAGGTTGATGCAGGATAGGTAACAGATGGATTAAAATTTGCATCAAGTACTAACATATTAGGCACAAAAATATGATCGTTATCCACCACTAAACTACTGAGATTTACTTTTATTGTTCCTTGATTAGCAGGAATTTTATAGCCAATAACTGCACTATCAAAACCTGCAATAGAAGAAATAAAATGTTTAACTTGATTTGATGTAATATCTGTCACTTGTTGTTGTGATAAATTCACATTTTGCCAATTAAGATTTTGTAACTTGGTTTGATCTAACTGAGAAGGACTTGCTAATACTGATACAGCAAAAAAGGTTGAAATCAAAAGAGTAATTTTATTTTTCATAATATTTCCTATGATTTTGTAGGATTTATACAAAATAAGCGGTTAGATCTTATCAATTTTTTGCAAAAAAATGGAAGAATGTAACCGCTTATTGTTATTTACTTAAAGGTGTATTGTGGAAATATTACCACCACGCTTCAAATTGAACACCGTAAACAAACCCGTGATCTTTACCATTAAATTTTTTATCATTTGCTTTTGCATAAGTACCAAATACACGAATTGCTGGTCTTGCCCAAATACTGTCACCTGCTTGCCACTGTTGAGCTAAAGTCGTTTTAAAGACTTTACTTTTCTCACCATTTGATTGTTTTTTAACAACATCGTAGCCTAATTCAAGCAATGAACTCATTGTTTTATTCCATTTGTACATTGGACGAATACCTGCTGAATACCAAGTACTACCTTGTTTATTATCTAAGTCTGTTTTTTGATAAATTAAGGCATACATTGTTTCAACTTTATCACTGAATTTAACCACCCCTTGATCAATTAAACGTAGCATTGAGCCATTATTATTAACACTTGCCCCTTGTGAGTGACCATTGTTCCAAGAAGTCATAGCGTCTGTAGCATATTGAACAGTGAATTTGTTGAAACCACCAAAGAAATTACCTTGAGTGTGTTCTGCTGTTAGCATATAACCATTTTTAGAAGCACCATCAGCAAATTTTACACCATCTTTTACGTGTGCATTGCCATAATCAATACCAAATTCTAATGAACCATTTTCACTTGTTTTGATACCAGCTAAACGAACATCAAAAATATCATTGTAAACATTTGCTTTGTTGAATACTGTTTTTTGCTCAATCAGTCCCGTAGTTGGATTTAAAACGGAAATTCGTCTAGAGCTAACAGGGTTAGAACTATCTTTTTCAGTATCACGAGTTACAGCTAAGGAGAGTTTACCAAAGCCAACATCAATATTTTCAACCCCTGCACCCGGACCTGAAATATCCCAGTAGTAGAAGTCATTCATATGTACATCGTGGCGTTGATAGAAGCGTTTACCAGCCCATAAAGTTGCACCTGGTAAGCTATCTGCAAAGTTCTTAAATTGAACATTTACTTCACGAAGTGCTGGTTTGGTATCTTCCCAGTCATTTTGTTGTAAAATACCACCATAGGCTACATTTGTATCAAAATAGATACTTTTTTCACCATCTTTATATAATTCTTGACCTAATTTAAATTCTGCATAAGTTTGATTTTCATTACCTAAACGGTATTTAGCTCCCGCACCATTAGCTTTAAAAGTGGTTTGTTCCCCCCCCCCCACTTGTCCAGCCAATACCTGAACGAGCATAACCGTGAAAATCTACCGCAAAAGCAGAACTTGACATAATCGCACCAGAAATAACCGCTGCAAGTAAAGTTTTTTTATTCATAACAGACTCCTTATGATTAAGTAAATAGAATAAAGTTTTTGTTTTTGTGATTACTATGAAAAAATACTTACACCCCAAGCTCTTTAAATAATCGCTTGCAAGCTGTACCATCTTCCTTAAATAGATGGCAACGATTTGGATCAATCCCAATAGCTATCTCATCGTCTTCTGAGACTAATACAATATCATTTTGGCGATAAACAAGGTTTTGTTTGATCGGTGGCATTTCAATATGAATTTGGGTTTCATTACCAAGCTGTTCCACCACTTTTACTTTTCCTTTAATACAAATTTCAGCTTGATCAGAAGGTAATAAATGCTCAGGGCGAAGTCCAAGTGAAAGATTATCACCCACTTTTACTCCTGCACTTTCAACTGGTACCCAGAAATTAAGGTGTGTAGAATCTGGTAATTCAATTTTTACGCCACCTTCACGCACATCAATGACTTTCACAGGTAAGAAATTCATTTTTGGTGAACCAATAAACCCTGCCACAAAGCGATTAGCTGGATAGTGATAAAGCTCTAATGGTTTACCGACTTGTGCCACGCCTCCTGCTTTTAAAACGACAATTTTATCCGCAAGGGTCATCGCTTCAATTTGATCGTGAGTAACGTAAATCATTGTGCGGTTTAAACGTTTGTGGAGCTTTGAAATTTCGACACGCATTTGCACACGTAATGCCGCATCTAAATTAGAAAGTGGTTCATCTAACAAAAACACTTCTGGTTGAGAAACTAAGGTTCGCCCAATCGCCACACGTTGACGTTGTCCCCCTGAAAGCTCTTTTGGTTTACGTTCTAATAAGTGAGCAAGTTGCAAGATTTCAGACACTTGATTAACTCTTTTATCAATATCTGTCTTACTTGCTTTCGCTAATTTCAATCCAAAAGACATATTCTCAGCCACGCTTAAATGAGGGTAAAGAGCATAAGATTGGAACACCATACCAATATTACGTTTAGCAGGTGGAATATCATTCATTCTTGTATCACCAATAAATAGATCACCTGTTGTAATATCTTCTAAGCCTGCTATCATACGCAGTAACGTTGATTTTCCACAACCAGAAGGTCCAACGAAAACCACAAATTCGCCTTCTTTTATTTCAAGATTTACATCTTTTGAAATATGGATATCACCATAAGATTTGCTTACATTTACTAATCGAACATCAGCCATTGTATTTATCCTCTCTTTTTTTATTGAAAACTAATATAATAATATTATCTAGGGAAAACATCATACTTGGATAAAAAAAATCATAAAATATAAGCGGTCTTTTTTTGTGCAAATAAAGTGTTTTTTTGTGATATAGATCACGGAATTAAATTGTTTTTTTGTGATCACTGTCACAAATATTCGATAATAATGTGAGAAGTATGATCAAGTTCACAAAAAAAATAATAGGGGATGAGAAGGGGGGATGAGGTCTTTTAAATCTAATTATTTCATTATACTGCTCGAATTATCTTAGTTTCTTTATATATCAACAAACAAAGAGGAAAATGTTATGAGAAATTTAACAAAAACAGCCCTTGCCGTATTAGCAGGTTTATCTGTGGCACAAGGTGTGTATGCAAAAATGGTTGAAGGTCAAATCAACATTTGGATCAATGCAGACAAAGGTTACAACGGTTTAGCTGAAGTGGGTAAAAAGTTTGAAGCGGATACAGGTGTAAAAGTTGTTGTCGAGCATCCTTCTAAATTAGAAGAAGTGTATCCACAAGTTGCCGCTTCTGGTGATGGTCCAGATGTGATTATTTTTGCTCACGACCGTTTTGGTGGCTATGCACAAGCAGGTTTGCTTGCAGAAATTCAACCAAGTGCCGAGTTTAAAGCAAAATTATCTGACATTGGTTGGAAAGCAACAAGCTATAAAGGTAAACAAATTGCTTACCCAATCGCAGTGGAATCTTTATCTTTAATCTATAACAAAGATTTAGTACCAACCGCTCCTAAAACGTGGAAAGAAGTCATTGAGTTAGATAAAAAACTTAAAAAAGACGGTAAATCAGCGATTATGTGGAACTTAGCTGAACCTTACTTCACTTGGCCAATTATCTCTTCACAAGGTGCTTACGCGTTCAAATTAACTGATAAAGGTTATGATGCAAAAGATATTGGCGTGAACAATAAAGCAGCACAAAAAGGGTTACAGTTTGTGGTTGATTTAGTGAAACAAAAAGTGATCAACAAAGATACTGACTATGCCGTTGCAGAAGCGGGCTTTAATAAAGGTCAAACAGCGTTAACAATTAATGGTCCTTGGGCTTGGGCAAATATTGAGAAAAGCGGTATCAACTATGGCGTAGCAGTATTACCTAAATTAAACGGTAAAGCAGGTAAACCATTTGTTGGCGTATTAAGTGCTGGGGTGAATGCAGCAAGTCCAAATAAAGATCTTGTTAAAGAGTTTATGGAAAACTATTTATTAACAGACAGTGGTTTAGAAACCGTAAACAAAGATGTTGCATTAGGTGCGGTGGCATTGAAAAGCTATCAAAAAGTGTTAGCCAAAGATCCACGCATTGCGGCAACAATGGAAAATGCGGAAAATGGTGAAGTAATGCCTAATATCCCTGAAATGAGCCGTTTCTGGTATTCAGAAAAAGCAGCGATTACCAATGCGGTAACAGGTCGTCAAAGTGTTAAAGCAGCACTTGATGAAGCACAAGCGAAAATTGAAAAAGAGTAATTAATTTATTCAAATACTAAAAATTTTGCATAGAACTGTAGAGACGTAGCATACTACGTCTCTACTCCTCATAATAATAAAAATTTAGGACGAAAATATGCTTACTTCCATTGAAACACCACCAACAAATCTTCAAATTTGGGGAAAACGCCTCTGCATTGGTTTGCTTTATTTATTAGCCTTTTATCTTGTTTTTACCATTTATTTACAAGGTGAGATTATATTTGCACTGCTTGTGTTGGTTGTTTTAACCTCTGGTATTTATGTGTTCAGCAATGGCAGAGCATATCGTTGGCGTTATCTTTACCCAGGTGTATCCGCAATTGGAATTTTTATTATTTTTCCATTATTGATGACCGTTATTATTGCATTTACTAATTATAGTGGTGCAAATAGATTGAGCTTTGAGCAAGTTGTTTCACAATTACAATCACAAAAATTTGCTTTTGGAGAGCGTTTTAATTTTAAATTATTAGCAATCGAAAACAATAAATATCAACTCACACTAAATAACAGCAAATTACAAAAAAATTATCTTTCTGCACCACTTGATCTCACAAAATTACCAAAAGAATTATCCGTCAATGAAGTGGCAAAATTACCAGAAGGTAAAGTTGCACCATTAAAAATTATCATAAAAAATCGTACTAATTTACAAGCGGTTAATGTTGTACTACCATCAAATGAAAGCCTAACAATGAGTTCATTACGCCAATTTACGGAACAGAAGAAGCGGTATGATTTTGATCAAAATTCGCAAATTTTAATCAATAATGAAACAGGCGAAAAATATAAAGCAAATAATGAAATTGGTTTCTTTCAAAAAATTGATGAACAAGGGCAGTTTGTTGAACAGCGTTTAGAACCGGGTTATATCGTTGCGGCAGGTTGGAGTAATTACATTAAAATTTTAACTGATAAAGGTGTACAAGAGCCTTTTGTTAAAATCTTTATTTGGACAGTGATTTTTGCTTTCTTAACTGTTATTTTTACTGTATTTTTAGGAATGATTTTTGCCTCACTGGTGCAGTGGGAACCTCTGAAAGGTAAAGCTGTTTATCGCTTATTGCTAATTTTACCTTATGCCGTACCGGGTTTTATTTCCATTCTGGTATTTAAAGGATTGTTCAACCAAAGTTTTGGGGAAATAAACTTAATTCTTAACCAATTATTTGGTATTCGCCCTGAATGGTTTAATGATCCAACTTTAGCCAAATCAATGCTATTAATTGTAAATACGTGGTTGGGTTACCCTTATATGATGATTGTTTGTATGGGCTTACTCAAAGCCATTCCAAATGATTTGTATGAAGCCTCTGCCATTGACGGTGCGACAATGTGGCAAAATTTTACCAAAATCACAATGCCAATGTTATTAAAACCACTGATGCCATTGATGATCGCCAGTTTTGCCTTCAACTTTAATAACTTTGTACTGATTCAATTATTAACCTTAGGTGGTCCAAATATGGTTGGCACAACCACCCCAGCAGGGCATACTGATTTACTTGTAAGTTATACTTACCGTATCGCCTTTGAAGGTAGCGGATCACAAGACTTTGGCTTAGCAGCGGCAATTGCAGTGATTATCTTCTTACTGGTCAGTATTCTTGCCTTGTTCCAAATTCGTTTAACCAAATTACAGCAAGATTAGGGGGAAGATAAAATGGCAATGGTTCAAGAAAAATCCATAAAAGTACGTTTATTTTCAACACACTTATTTTTAATTTTATTTTGTGCATTAATTTTGTTCCCAATGTTGATGATTATCGGCATTTCATTAAGACCGGGTAATTTAGCACTAGGAGAAATTATTCCTAGTACGATCTCTTTTGAGCATTGGAAGTTAGCATTGGGACTTCCTGTGACACACGCTGATGGAACAGTCACACCACCTCCTTTTCCTGTTTTATTATGGTTATGGAACTCTGTAAAAGTGGCGACAGTGACCGCTGTTCTAACATTAATTTTTTCCACAACATCAGCTTATGCTTTCGCACGTTTAAAATTTGCAGGAAAAGGCGTATTGTTACAAGGAATGTTAATTTTTCAAATGTTCCCTGCGGTACTCTCATTAGTCGCATTATATGCGTTATTTGACCGTTTAAGTGATTACATTCCATTCTTAGGATTGAATACGCACGGTGGTGTGATTTTTGCTTACTTAGGCGGAATTGCAATG
This DNA window, taken from Pasteurella skyensis, encodes the following:
- the malG gene encoding maltose ABC transporter permease MalG, with protein sequence MAMVQEKSIKVRLFSTHLFLILFCALILFPMLMIIGISLRPGNLALGEIIPSTISFEHWKLALGLPVTHADGTVTPPPFPVLLWLWNSVKVATVTAVLTLIFSTTSAYAFARLKFAGKGVLLQGMLIFQMFPAVLSLVALYALFDRLSDYIPFLGLNTHGGVIFAYLGGIAMHVWTIKGYFETIDVSLEEAAALDGATPWQTFRLILLPLSVPILAVVFILSFISSIIEVPVASLLLRDVGNYTLAVGMQQYLHPQNYLWGDFAAAAILSAIPITLVFILAQRWLVGGLTAGGVKG
- the malK gene encoding maltose/maltodextrin ABC transporter ATP-binding protein MalK, with protein sequence MADVRLVNVSKSYGDIHISKDVNLEIKEGEFVVFVGPSGCGKSTLLRMIAGLEDITTGDLFIGDTRMNDIPPAKRNIGMVFQSYALYPHLSVAENMSFGLKLAKASKTDIDKRVNQVSEILQLAHLLERKPKELSGGQRQRVAIGRTLVSQPEVFLLDEPLSNLDAALRVQMRVEISKLHKRLNRTMIYVTHDQIEAMTLADKIVVLKAGGVAQVGKPLELYHYPANRFVAGFIGSPKMNFLPVKVIDVREGGVKIELPDSTHLNFWVPVESAGVKVGDNLSLGLRPEHLLPSDQAEICIKGKVKVVEQLGNETQIHIEMPPIKQNLVYRQNDIVLVSEDDEIAIGIDPNRCHLFKEDGTACKRLFKELGV
- a CDS encoding MalM family protein, which translates into the protein MKNKITLLISTFFAVSVLASPSQLDQTKLQNLNWQNVNLSQQQVTDITSNQVKHFISSIAGFDSAVIGYKIPANQGTIKVNLSSLVVDNDHIFVPNMLVLDANFNPSVTYPASTFKLAEARGLDEPQLTAQLSLTPTANQDYLYLLIYTTKQDLEKTTTITHPAKLYAKAKGNQPPAINDLQVKHTNSGKIKIEIDGVQTSQFIGLNGPLFEAKQPQATVVGKQQKATSKRTQKVEGSRTVRINATT
- the malF gene encoding maltose ABC transporter permease MalF; translated protein: MLTSIETPPTNLQIWGKRLCIGLLYLLAFYLVFTIYLQGEIIFALLVLVVLTSGIYVFSNGRAYRWRYLYPGVSAIGIFIIFPLLMTVIIAFTNYSGANRLSFEQVVSQLQSQKFAFGERFNFKLLAIENNKYQLTLNNSKLQKNYLSAPLDLTKLPKELSVNEVAKLPEGKVAPLKIIIKNRTNLQAVNVVLPSNESLTMSSLRQFTEQKKRYDFDQNSQILINNETGEKYKANNEIGFFQKIDEQGQFVEQRLEPGYIVAAGWSNYIKILTDKGVQEPFVKIFIWTVIFAFLTVIFTVFLGMIFASLVQWEPLKGKAVYRLLLILPYAVPGFISILVFKGLFNQSFGEINLILNQLFGIRPEWFNDPTLAKSMLLIVNTWLGYPYMMIVCMGLLKAIPNDLYEASAIDGATMWQNFTKITMPMLLKPLMPLMIASFAFNFNNFVLIQLLTLGGPNMVGTTTPAGHTDLLVSYTYRIAFEGSGSQDFGLAAAIAVIIFLLVSILALFQIRLTKLQQD
- the malE gene encoding maltose/maltodextrin ABC transporter substrate-binding protein MalE, with the protein product MRNLTKTALAVLAGLSVAQGVYAKMVEGQINIWINADKGYNGLAEVGKKFEADTGVKVVVEHPSKLEEVYPQVAASGDGPDVIIFAHDRFGGYAQAGLLAEIQPSAEFKAKLSDIGWKATSYKGKQIAYPIAVESLSLIYNKDLVPTAPKTWKEVIELDKKLKKDGKSAIMWNLAEPYFTWPIISSQGAYAFKLTDKGYDAKDIGVNNKAAQKGLQFVVDLVKQKVINKDTDYAVAEAGFNKGQTALTINGPWAWANIEKSGINYGVAVLPKLNGKAGKPFVGVLSAGVNAASPNKDLVKEFMENYLLTDSGLETVNKDVALGAVALKSYQKVLAKDPRIAATMENAENGEVMPNIPEMSRFWYSEKAAITNAVTGRQSVKAALDEAQAKIEKE